The nucleotide sequence GTACCGTTAGCAAGCACTAAGTTCATAGAATTCGCTATAGCCGGCACGCATAGCTTCAAATAAAAAAAGAGCCGACTTCAAAGTTCAGCTCTTTTCCTTCAATCCAGCAGAATCCCTTTTTCATGCAGCTTAGCCTGTATTTTTTGCAATATTTCACCCGTGGGGACTTCTATCGTATGCAGATGAACACCGCCTGTCACAATGGAAATAGGCTCGGCGCCGCTGGCCTCCAGTTTTTCAACAAAATCGGCAACATCCTGCCGCGAAGCCAGCATCAAGTTAGCCCTGATTTCACCATATACCGGATGTTCCACAATAACATTCAGTACTTTTGCTCCATAGTCCACCATAATCTCCAGTTCTTCTCCCATCTTGCCGGTCGTATGCCGGCAAGCTAAGGTCGCAATCATTCCCTGGGGCTTGGGCCTGGGCAGTACATAACCATTCGGTGTAGCGTACACATGCGTACCTGCCGCCCGTAAAATAGCCATATCGCCAACAATAATCTGACGACTGACTCCCAGCTCTTTGGCTAAAACCGTTCCCTTTAACGGTTCGTCCGATTGCTGCAGCCGTTCCAGCAATCGTTCTCTTCGTTTCTTTGCTTCCATCTTCCCATCTCCTTGCCCTAACCGCACTCCACTGCTGCTGCTATTCCTTGCTTAATAGTTTAACCACCTCCGGTGAAATTCCTCTTTATCAACGAAAAAAAGCGAATTTGAGGTATTTCCCCAAATTCGCCCGCCTTAGCAAAATGATTCGGTTTACAAAACCTCGGTTAATGCCATGTCCACAGCGCCCTTGATAGTTCCTTCTTTG is from Propionispora vibrioides and encodes:
- a CDS encoding transcription repressor NadR encodes the protein MEAKKRRERLLERLQQSDEPLKGTVLAKELGVSRQIIVGDMAILRAAGTHVYATPNGYVLPRPKPQGMIATLACRHTTGKMGEELEIMVDYGAKVLNVIVEHPVYGEIRANLMLASRQDVADFVEKLEASGAEPISIVTGGVHLHTIEVPTGEILQKIQAKLHEKGILLD